A window of the Lactuca sativa cultivar Salinas chromosome 7, Lsat_Salinas_v11, whole genome shotgun sequence genome harbors these coding sequences:
- the LOC111879154 gene encoding uncharacterized protein LOC111879154 isoform X2, producing MAPRGARGGGRSGSHIGGRDARDRNASESHNNAESQPSSSVRGSNILEQVPSNPSKRKFIEFDSEKEFTNQISVIRAIACILKTMFDGPWTSWKKVDKEHHDAMWEHFKGLYVWPEATDVLARKVWEDCMKKRFPDIMRRAREESLKLAKAANVNASLEGDLNLLKEYHPNWIKKEYWEKMINEVWTTSKWKRLSQSGKNNRNKLEDGSVSKHTGVLYLFINIRKECKQHLNALLQELNFMQGCTLNGLLKSTLHQRQLKLRRLMKVLWWLSLVMILVATPSWIMKHGVMFPEESRKEEYMDSDLCLIQRAFWKEHLVQ from the exons ATGGCGCCACGAGGAGCCCGTGGTGGTGGTCGTAGTGGTAGTCACATTGGTGGTCGTGATGCTAGAGATAGAAATGCATCTGAATCACACAATAATGCAGAAAGTCAACCTTCTTCTTCAGTTAGAGGATCAAACATCTTGGAACAAGTTCCAAGTAACCCATCAAAAAGGAAGTTCATTGAATTCGATTCTGAAAAGGA aTTTACGAATCAGATTTCAGTGATCAGAGCCATCGCATGTATACTGAAGACGATGTTTGACGGCCCATGGACCTCATGGAAGAAGGTTGACAAAGAACATCATGATGCAATGTGGGAACACTTCAAG GGTTTGTATGTCTGGCCCGAAGCGACTGATGTTCTTGCTCGCAAGGTATGGGAAGACTGTATGAAGAAACGATTTCCTGACATAATGCGAAGAGCACGTGAAGAATCTTTAAAACTTGCCAAAGCTGCAAATGTGAATGCCTCACTAGAAGGTGATTTAAATTTGCTAAAGGAATATCACCCAAATTGGATTAAAAAGGAGTATTGGGAAAAAATGATCAATGAAGTGTGGACCACATCCAAATGGAAACGTTTATCACAATCAGGAAAAAATAACAGAAATAAATTAGAAGATGGCTCTGTTTCCAAACATACAGGGGTTCTATATCTATTCATCAACATAAGAAAAGAATG CAAGCAACACTTAAACGCCCTCCTACAGGAGTTGAACTTTATGCAAGGTTGCACACTAAACGGTCTACTCAAGAGTACATTACACCAAAGGCAGCTAAAGTTAAG GAGGCTTATGAAAGTGCTATGGTGGCTAAGTTTGGTGATGATACTAGTTGCCACCCCCTCTTGGATAATGAAACATGGTGTGATGTTTCCGGAGGAGTCAAGAAAGGAAGAATATATGGATTCGGATCTGTGTCTGATCCAGCGAGCTTTTTGGAAGGAACATCTAGTACAATAA
- the LOC111882262 gene encoding serine/threonine-protein kinase PBS1, which translates to MSSPSRKDEKFPSLTSTPQCLRFSLAEIQSATKDFDDELVIGHGGFGKVYRGSTCIEETSHVVAIKRLDSTSEQGAPEFRAEIEMLSKLRHCHLVSLIGFCDDNKEMILVYAYMPNGTLYHHLQRAETPLNWVQRLRIAIGAGRGLDYLHTGFGTQQGVIHRDVKTSNILLDENWEAMISDFGLSKIGPTNESMSYVDASVKGTFGYLDPEYFYTRKLTRQTDVYAFGVVLFELLSGRLPVDERYGEEQCSLVRWAQKCVKEQKFDQMVDSKIKGTILPKCLRQFAQIADSCLRNVLKERPTMAKIVVSLQALLELQQRYDSSTEPSSRTGLTWKIHKYLVSVTKLNADQNGTSSSKSPENNMNPLSSTNKDGKDQGEVPLQFEELVAKDLKSFTYNKLRYFGNSTQLDYYVYVYRGWINKQAHFPSEDNTRLPVAVKRLDHFKCVDRLDLEMLKEFTHPNLEKLIGYCLQGKQLFLVYEFMPNGNFEDLLDSGGLAQLPLVTKMKIAVGIARGIVFLNETQYVVGINKTNLYRSRILLDEDFTAKLSGYDVTKLIHGHYPESWTQDTLPSGDDYYPGREPLELETNCEGFAVVFAELLTGKYCGNSIAYAEICNQSFYQHGKFSLGDIAFKCFENCNKVDAESWMLRILEKNAKRNLNRSKHILAGGSETIAPQRRNYS; encoded by the exons ATGTCCTCTCCTAGTCGTAAGGATGAAAAATTCCCATCGTTAACATCAACACCACAATGTCTTCGATTTTCTCTTGCAGAGATTCAATCTGCAACAAAAGACTTCGATGATGAACTGGTGATTGGTCATGGAGGATTCGGAAAGGTGTACAGAGGTAGTACTTGTATTGAAGAAACAAGTCATGTTGTTGCCATCAAACGGTTGGATTCTACATCTGAGCAGGGAGCACCTGAGTTTAGGGCCGAAATCGAGATGCTTTCTAAGCTACGGCACTGTCACTTGGTCTCTCTAATCGGTTTTTGTGATGATAACAAGGAGATGATTTTAGTTTATGCATATATGCCAAATGGAACCCTCTATCATCATCTACAAAGAGCTGAAACTCCTTTAAATTGGGTTCAACGACTTAGGATAGCCATAGGTGCTGGTCGTGGGTTGGACTACCTTCACACAGGTTTTGGAACTCAACAAGGAGTCATTCATCGTGATGTGAAGACTTCAAACATTCTTTTGGATGAGAATTGGGAAGCTATGATTTCTGATTTCGGGCTGTCCAAAATAGGCCCAACCAACGAATCAATGTCATATGTTGACGCAAGTGTTAAAGGCACATTTGGTTATCTGGATCCAGAGTATTTCTACACAAGAAAGCTGACAAGGCAAACTGATGTGTATGCATTTGGGGTTGTATTGTTTGAATTGCTATCAGGGAGGCTTCCAGTAGACGAACGCTATGGCGAGGAGCAATGTAGTTTGGTAAGGTGGGCTCAAAAATGCGTGAAAGAACAAAAATTTGATCAAATGGTTGATTCTAAAATCAAAGGAACAATTTTGCCCAAATGTTTAAGACAGTTCGCTCAAATTGCAGATAGTTGTTTGCGTAATGTTCTAAAAGAACGCCCTACCATGGCTAAGATTGTTGTTTCACTTCAGGCTTTACTTGAACTACAACAGAGATATGACAGTTCTACTGAGCCATCAAGTAGAACTGGATTAACTTGGAAGATTCATAAGTATCTTGTTTCTGTGACTAAACTAAATGCTG ACCAAAATGGCACCAGTTCATCAAAGAGCCCTGAAAACAACATGAATCCCCTCTCTTCAACCAACAAAGATGGAAAGGACCAGGGTGAAGTGCCTCTTCAGTTTGAGGAATTAGTGGCTAAAGATCTAAAATCATTCACGTATAACAAATTGCGCTACTTTGGAAATAGCACACAGTTGGATTACTATGTGTATGTTTACAGAGGTTGGATCAATAAACAAGCGCATTTCCCCTCTGAAGATAATACTAGATTGCCAGTTGCAGTCAAGAGACTTGACCACTTTAAATGTGTAGACCGG TTGGATTTGGAAATGTTGAAAGAATTTACTCATCCCAACCTTGAAAAGCTCATAGGATATTGCTTGCAAGGCAAACAGCTCTTCCTAGTGTATGAATTCATGCCTAATGGAAACTTTGAGGATCTCCTGGATAGCG GAGGTTTAGCACAACTTCCCTTGGTTACAAAGATGAAAATAGCAGTAGGAATCGCTCGAGGGATTGTTTTCTTGAACGAAACACAATATGTTGTTGGAATTAATAAGACAAATCTTTACAGAAGTAGGATATTGTTGGATGAG GATTTTACAGCAAAGCTTTCAGGTTATGATGTTACTAAGTTGATACATGGTCACTATCCAGAAAGTTGGACTCAGGATACTCTTCCTAGCGGTGACGACTATTATCCTGGGCGCG AGCCCTTGGAATTAGAGACCAATTGCGAGGGTTTTGCTGTGGTATTTGCGGAGTTGCTAACAGGGAAATATTGCGGTAATAGTATTGCATATGCAGAGATTTGTAATCAATCGTTTTACCAACATGGAAAATTTTCTTTGGGAGATATTGCattcaaatgttttgaaaactgcaATAAGGTGGATGCAGAATCATGGATGCTAAGAATCTTGGAGAAGAATGCTAAGCGGAACCTGAACCGGTCCAAACATATATTGGCCGGGGGGAGTGAAACAATTGCCCCTCAAAGACGTAATTATTCATAA
- the LOC128127480 gene encoding uncharacterized protein LOC128127480, translating to MVPNSTWDAITELCTFFRVICSRVLRVDDLQRLQTTIVETICKLEKIFPPGFFDSMEHLVIHLAREAMLGGPIQYRWMYLYERKLGSMKRKIKNHAKVEGSIVEAYMIGEISTFCSQYFLPTIETRLNRESRNFAPDIPSYTMVDSRLSIFKVPSRRLFEKSGQRRPLTDDEMRIAHNYILINCVEVLPFLRLFENYVIQSQPDMDDGAFERFRDQHFAKWFKDHVFQQSNDISQHLKCLARGPLRHVRSYKGYFVNGYKFHTEKYGDGRVTHNSGVCVRGTCYNETECDYYGLLDEVLEVEYQGIGRCIVVLFKCIWFNPTEGVRVDRKHNLVDIKYKSRLRNEDPFILASQAEQVYYAPYPAMKDLKDWWAVVKTKPRGVYDLRQCVIEEDDDEDEEDQFFQESEAILPSTSSGANEVAGPLSHVIEGEIEEVNDNDIEREEDEEVDDNLDDSSQDDIEDEDNICDDNSDDE from the exons ATGGTGCCAAATTCAACATGGGATGCAATTACAGAGTTGTGTACATTCTTTCGTGTAATATGTTCAAGGGTGTTACGCGTAGATGACTTACAACGCTTGCAAACTACTATTGTTGAAACCATTTGCAAGTTGGAAAAAATATTTCCACCTGGATTCTTTGATTCAATGGAGCATCTTGTTATCCACTTAGCTCGAGAAGCTATGCTTGGTGGTCCGATTCAATATAGGTGGATGTATCTTTATGAAAG GAAGTTGGGATCAATGAAAAGAAAGATAAAAAACCATGCGAAGGTTGAGGGGTCAATTGTTGAGGCTTACATGATTGGAGAAATATCGACTTTTTGCTCACAATACTTTTTGCCTACAATTGAAACCCGGTTGAATCGTGAGTCGCGTAATTTTGCCCCAGACATTCCTAGTTATACCATGGTCGACTCTCGATTAAGCATTTTCAAAGTTCCATCTCGAAGATTATTCGAAAAAAGTGGCCAACGGAGGCCTTTGACAGATGATGAGATGCGTATTGCTCATAATTACATCTTGATCAATTGTGTTGAGGTTCTACCTTTTTTAAG GTTGTTTGAAAATTATGTGATCCAAAGCCAACCTGATATGGATGATGGAGCATTTGAAAGGTTTAGGGATCAACACTTTGCTAAGTGGTTTAAAGATCAT GTTTTTCAACAATCAAATGATATCAGTCAACATCTGAAATGCCTTGCACGAGGACCATTACGACATGTTAGGTCCTATAAAGGATACTTTGTCAATGGTTACAAGTTTCATACTGAAAAATATGGTGATGGAAGGGTCACACACAATAGTGGTGTATGTGTAAGAGGGACTTGTTACAATGAGACTGAGTGTGACTATTATGGGTTGTTGGATGAGGTCTTAGAAGTAGAATATCAAGGCATAGGGCGTTGCATCGTAGTATTGTTCAAGTGTATATGGTTTAACCCTACTGAAGGGGTACGTGTGGATCGAAAGCATAATTTGGTTGATATTAAATACAAATCAAGGCTAAGAAATGAAGATCCGTTTATCCTAGCGTCACAAGCAGAACAAGTGTATTATGCACCATATCCTGCAATGAAGGATTTGAAAGATTGGTGGGCTGTCGTCAAGACGAAACCAAGGGGTGTATATGATCTACGACAATGTGttattgaagaagatgatgatgaggatgaagaGGACCAATTCTTTCAAGAAAGTGAAGCAATTTTACCTTCTACAAGTAGTGGTGCAAATGAGGTGGCAGGACCCCTTTCTCATGTAATTGAAGGAGAAATAGAAGAAGTTAATGACAATGACATTGAGagagaagaggatgaagaagttgaTGATAACTTGGATGATTCATCCCAAGATGATATTGAAGATGAAGACAACATATGTGATGATAATTCTGATGATGAGTAA
- the LOC111882269 gene encoding uncharacterized protein LOC111882269 — protein sequence MQATLKRPPTGVELYARLHTKWSTQEYITPKATKVKEAYESAMVAKFGDDTSCHPLLDNETWCDVSGGAKKGRIYGFGSVSDPARFLEGTSSIITSQEVVYERVRNEMRGEMDAKAAEIEGKRQQIREEMDAKVAAIDAKQQQIDAKYEAMEKMYAVLQNMMGN from the exons ATG CAAGCAACACTTAAACGCCCTCCTACAGGAGTTGAACTTTATGCAAGGTTGCACACTAAATGGTCTACTCAAGAATACATTACACCAAAGGCAACTAAAGTTAAG GAGGCTTATGAAAGTGCTATGGTGGCTAAGTTTGGTGATGATACTAGTTGCCACCCCCTCTTGGATAATGAAACATGGTGTGATGTTTCCGGAGGAGCCAAGAAAGGAAGAATATATGGATTTGGATCTGTGTCTGATCCAGCGAGATTTTTGGAAGGAACatctagtataataacatcccAAGAG GTTGTCTATGAACGTGTACGAAACGAGATGCGTGGGGAAATGGATGCTAAAGCTGCAGAAATAGAAGGTAAACGTCAACAAATACGTGAGGAAATGGATGCCAAAGTTGCAGCAATAGATGCCAAACAACAACAAATTGATGCAAAATATGAAGCAATGGAGAAGATGTATGCAGTCTTGCAAAATATGATGGGAAATTGA
- the LOC111879154 gene encoding uncharacterized protein LOC111879154 isoform X1 yields MSTRSDRDWMYKRLDHGYLSTTYHASVKGFLDVAFSNESTVDGDYIRCPCFKCKNMYYKTRGDVELHLLQNGFTPNYTTWWAHGERNTISQHEEESSNPIQDPMEDDDDDDDVNGCTQMLMDVMEERLNPTAKGFYDMLEDADEPLWDGCENYSKLQAATELLHWKSEYNISEAAYDHILPIIKRMLPKGEKLVENFYETKKLLKIVRLPEKKIHACKNHCMIFYGADYDLTKCRVCDHDRYKSGRLPYLVMRYLPIAPRLQRLYLTKKTAKQMTWHYEHQTEPGLMVHPSDGEAWKHFDSTHQEFSSEPRNVRLGLCTDGFSPNNSNTTPYSCWPVFLSIYNLPPWMCLKEPYVQLSIVIPGKKNPGQNIDVFLRPLIDELKMLYTDGVITYDASTKCNFTMKAILLWTVSDFPTYAMLSGWSTHGKLACPYCMGESGSFRLHHGSKPCWFDCHRKFLPEQHTYRGDKTGFLANKVERSSPPPILTGDQIWEQVRHFPTVYEGKPFRAKNAKLPGFGITHNWVKRSIFWELPYWRKLLIRHNLDPMHIETNVFENLFNTVMDTPKSKDNMNARKDIEMYCNRVQWHTWKKGNKDMKKRASFSLSKEQVAKICQWLIKLKFPDGYASNLGGVR; encoded by the coding sequence ATGTCAACACGTAGTGATAGAGACTGGATGTACAAAAGGTTAGATCATGGGTATCTTAGCACAACATATCATGCATCCGTCAAAGGATTTCTGGATGTTGCTTTTTCGAATGAATCAACCGTTGATGGGGATTATATTAGATGTCCTTGTTTTAAATGCAAGAACATGTATTATAAAACAAGAGGTGATGTAGAGCTTCACTTGTTACAAAATGGTTTCACTCCTAATTACACAACTTGGTGGGCACATGGTGAAAGAAATACGATATCTCAGCATGAGGAAGAATCTTCTAATCCGATCCAGGATCCGatggaagatgatgatgatgatgatgatgttaatgGGTGTACACAAATGTTGATGGATGTAATGGAGGAACGCCTGAATCCAACTGCCAAGGGGTTCTATGATATGTTGGAAGACGCTgatgaacctttgtgggatggATGtgaaaattattcaaaattacaaGCTGCAACAGAGTTGTTGCATTGGAAGTCAGAATACAATATATCTGAGGCTGCCTATGATCACATACTTCCTATAATTAAGCGGATGCTACCCAAAGGTGAGAAACTAGTTGAGAACTTCTATGAGACGAAGAAGCTTTTGAAAATAGTTAGACTCCCAGAAAAAAAGATCCATGCTTGCAAAAACCATTGCATGATATTCTATGGGGCAGATTATGATTTGACTAAGTGTCGAGTGTGTGATCATGATCGGTACAAGAGTGGCAGACTGCCATATCTGGTTATGAGGTACTTGCCGATTGCTCCTAGACTCCAAAGGTTGTATTTGACAAAAAAGACGGCAAAACAAATGACATGGCACTATGAACATCAAACAGAACCGGGTTTGATGGTCCATCCAAGTGATGGTGAGGCTTGGAAGCATTTCGACTCAACGCATCAAGAATTTTCAAGTGAACCACGTAATGTTCGCCTTGGGCTATGCACCGATGGGTTCAGTCCAAATAACTCAAATACAACCCCGTATTCATGTTGGCCTGTTTTCCTTTCAATTTATAACTTGCCTCCTTGGATGTGCTTAAAAGAACCATATGTTCAGTTAAGCATAGTTATTCCTGGAAAAAAGAACCCAGGTCAAAATATAGATGTGTTTCTCAGGCCGCTAATTGACGAGTTAAAGATGCTATATACAGACGGTGTTATCACTTATGATGCTTCGACTAAATGCAATTTCACAATGAAAGCTATACTTCTTTGGACAGTTAGTGACTTTCCGACTTATGCAATGTTATCGGGATGGAGCACACATGGCAAGTTAGCATGTCCGTATTGTATGGGTGAGTCGGGGTCGTTTCGGTTACACCATGGTAGTAAACCATGTTGGTTTGACTGCCATCGAAAATTTTTACCTGAACAACACACATATAGGGGTGACAAAACAGGATTTTTGGCTAATAAGGTTGAGAGATCTAGCCCCCCACCAATATTAACCGGTGATCAGATTTGGGAGCAAGTACGACACTTTCCAACTGTTTATGAAGGCAAACCTTTTAGAGCGAAGAATGCAAAATTGCCTGGTTTCGGGATTACTCATAATTGGGTTAAGAGGAGCATCTTTTGGGAGCTACCATATTGGCGGAAGTTGTTAATACGACATAACCTTGATCCCATGCACATTGAGacaaatgtgtttgaaaatctttttaaCACCGTGATGGACACTCCGAAAAGCAAAGACAACATGAATGCAAGAAAAGATATAGAAATGTATTGCAATCGAGTGCAATGGCATACATGGAAGAAGGGAAATAAGGACATGAAAAAGAGAGCATCGTTTTCTTTGAGCAAAGAACAAGTAGCTAAAATATGCCAATGGTTGATTAAACTTAAATTCCCGGACGGATACGCCTCAAACTTGGGGGGGGTGCGTTAA